A stretch of Longimicrobiaceae bacterium DNA encodes these proteins:
- a CDS encoding MFS transporter yields the protein MTPISNQPAAGRDVPAVAPNPDRIPETLAGFGTADVPRFGYRWTICALLFAATTINYVDRQVLGILAPTLQSQFGWSESQYGDIVSWFSLAYAFGFLGMGRLLDRIGVRRGFAFAIVAWSLAAMSHAIAKTAGGFSVARAALGLGESGNFPGAIKTVAEWFPRRERALATGIFNAGSNVGAVLAPLLVPWITLVWGWQWAFIATGALGFVWLVAWLAIYRSPEEHPRVTRGELGYIRSDPVERTENVPWLSLLKHRQTWAFFLGKFLTDPIWWFYLYWLPKFLDSAWGIKLGNLALPLIVIYVVADVGSVAGGWFSSMLIKRGWTVNRGRKTALLVAALLIVPTMFAPHAKTLWVAVAIVSVAAAAHQWWSANLFTTASDMFPRRAVGSVVGIGGFAGAIGGVLFQRATGRILDATGHNYSIIFVICGLAYVTAWVIIQLLAPRLEPAQVDAVA from the coding sequence ATGACCCCCATCTCCAACCAGCCCGCGGCCGGGCGCGACGTTCCCGCCGTGGCACCCAACCCAGACCGCATCCCGGAGACCCTGGCGGGCTTCGGCACGGCCGACGTGCCGCGCTTCGGCTACCGGTGGACGATCTGCGCGCTGCTCTTCGCCGCGACCACCATCAACTACGTGGACCGGCAGGTGCTGGGCATCCTGGCGCCCACGCTCCAGTCGCAGTTCGGGTGGAGCGAGTCGCAGTACGGCGACATCGTCTCGTGGTTCAGCCTGGCGTACGCGTTCGGTTTCCTGGGGATGGGGCGGCTGCTGGACCGCATCGGCGTCCGGCGCGGCTTCGCGTTCGCCATCGTGGCGTGGAGCCTGGCCGCGATGAGCCACGCGATCGCGAAGACGGCGGGCGGCTTCTCGGTCGCGCGGGCGGCGCTGGGGCTGGGCGAGTCCGGCAACTTCCCCGGCGCCATCAAGACGGTCGCGGAGTGGTTCCCCAGGCGCGAGCGGGCGCTGGCCACGGGCATCTTCAACGCGGGCAGCAACGTGGGCGCCGTGCTGGCGCCGCTGCTGGTGCCGTGGATCACGCTCGTGTGGGGCTGGCAGTGGGCCTTCATCGCCACGGGCGCGCTGGGCTTCGTGTGGCTCGTGGCGTGGCTCGCCATCTACCGCTCGCCCGAGGAGCACCCGCGAGTCACGCGCGGCGAACTGGGCTACATCCGCAGCGACCCGGTGGAGCGCACCGAGAACGTGCCGTGGCTCAGCCTGCTGAAGCACCGGCAGACGTGGGCGTTCTTCCTGGGCAAGTTCCTCACGGACCCCATCTGGTGGTTCTACCTGTACTGGCTGCCCAAATTCCTCGACAGTGCGTGGGGGATCAAACTTGGGAACCTGGCGCTGCCGCTCATCGTGATCTACGTGGTGGCGGACGTGGGCTCCGTCGCCGGCGGGTGGTTCAGCAGCATGCTCATCAAGCGCGGCTGGACGGTGAACCGCGGGCGGAAGACGGCGCTGCTCGTGGCCGCGCTGCTCATCGTGCCGACGATGTTCGCGCCGCACGCGAAGACGCTGTGGGTCGCCGTCGCCATCGTGAGCGTGGCCGCCGCGGCGCACCAGTGGTGGTCGGCGAACCTGTTCACGACCGCCAGCGACATGTTCCCGCGCCGCGCCGTGGGCTCCGTCGTCGGGATCGGCGGGTTCGCGGGGGCCATCGGCGGAGTGCTCTTCCAGCGCGCCACGGGCCGCATCCTGGACGCGACGGGCCACAACTACAGCATCATCTTCGTGATCTGCGGCCTGGCGTACGTCACCGCCTGGGTCATCATCCAGCTCCTCGCCCCGCGCCTGGAGCCCGCCCAGGTCGACGCGGTCGCATGA